One part of the Malus sylvestris chromosome 2, drMalSylv7.2, whole genome shotgun sequence genome encodes these proteins:
- the LOC126596086 gene encoding protein unc-13 homolog: MAQILRDRVFGSSRRHSQNSIPIPIPIQPAMPFHPVEALPNPFGELGPTLSDSELRETVYEILVGACRSSGPKPLTYIPQSEKTDRSALTSLPSSLQRSTSSAASRVKKALGLKSSSGRRLGGGDSVSLGRSKRTGTVWELVRVQMKVSEQTDTRVRRALLRVAAGQLGRRIECMVLPLELLQQFKSSDFPNQQEYEAWQRRNLRVLEAGLLLYPYLPLDKRDTASQQLRKIIHGALDKPIETGKHTESMQVLRNVVMSLANRSVDGSVSETCHWADGFPLNLRLYQILLESCFDPNEETSVIEELDEVFDLIKKTWVVLGINQMLHNLCFSWVLFHRYVTTGQVDNDLLLASSNLLAEVEQDAYGTKDPSYSKILSSTLSSILGWAEKRLLAYRDTFHSANIEAMQNILSLGLLSAKILVQDISHEYRRKRKETNVGYDRVDAYIRSSISTAFAQKLEKVGSSKRYLKSQNNLPALTVLAQEVSELAFSEKEIFGPVFKRWHPLATGIAMATLHSCYGNELKQFVAGLSELTPDTILVLRAADKLEKDLVQIAVEDSVDSEDGGKSIIREMPPYETEAVIANLAKTWIRTRVDRLREWVDRNLHQEVWNPKANKERLAPSAVEVLRIIDETLEAFFTLQIPMHSVLVPELMTSLDKCIQHYVLKAKSGCGTQSTSIPTLPALTRCSAGSKYAVFKKKERLHISQRRKSQVESTNGDSSFGILQLCVRINTLQLIRMELGVFEKRIIAHLGSSETRQGDNIANGVGKTFQLSASACAEGIQQLCEATAYKVVFHDLSHVLWDSLYILGVSSSRIEPFLQELEQYLEIISSTVHDRVRTRVITDVMRASFDGFLLVLLAGGPSRTFTQKDSGLIEEDFKFLTDLFWSNGDGLPADLIDKLSTTVKSILPLYGIDTDSLVEQFKRATLENYGSSAKSRLPMPPTTGEWNSNEPNTLLRVLCYRNDETAAKFLKKTYNLPKKL, encoded by the exons ATGGCTCAGATTCTCAGAGACAGAGTATTCGGAAGCTCCAGACGACACTCCCAAAATtcaattccaattccaattccaatcCAACCCGCCATGCCCTTTCACCCAGTTGAAGCCCTCCCCAACCCCTTTGGGGAACTGGGTCCGACCCTCTCGGACTCGGAGCTCCGGGAAACCGTCTACGAGATCTTAGTCGGAGCCTGCCGGAGCTCCGGGCCCAAGCCGCTCACCTACATCCCACAGTCCGAGAAGACCGACCGGAGTGCTCTGACTTCGCTCCCGTCGTCGCTTCAGAGGTCGACGTCGTCGGCGGCGAGCCGGGTCAAGAAGGCGCTGGGTTTGAAGTCGTCGTCTGGCAGGAGACTCGGTGGCGGTGACTCAGTGAGCCTGGGGAGGAGTAAGCGGACCGGGACGGTTTGGGAGCTCGTGAGAGTTCAGATGAAGGTTTCGGAGCAGACTGATACGAGGGTCCGGAGAGCACTTTTGAGGGTTGCTGCTGGTCAG CTTGGACGGCGAATAGAATGCATGGTATTGCCCCTTGAGCTATTACAGCAGTTCAAGTCTTCGGATTTTCCTAACCAACAAGAATATGAAGCTTGGCAGAGGAGAAACTTGAGGGTTCTCGAAGCCGGACTTCTTTTGTATCCTTATTTGCCTTTAGATAAGAGAGACACTGCTTCTCAACAACTCCGGAAGATTATTCATGGGGCCTTAGATAAACCCATAGAAACTGGAAAGCACACTGAGTCGATGCAAGTTCTTCGCAATGTTGTTATGTCTCTTGCTAACAGATCAGTTGACGGTTCTGTTTCCGAGACATGCCACTGGGCTGATGGGTTTCCGTTGAATCTGAGGCTCTACCAAATTCTACTAGAATCGTGTTTTGaccctaatgaagaaacatcTGTTATTGAAGAGCTTGATGAGGTTTTCGACCTCATAAAGAAGACCTGGGTAGTTCTCGGAATAAATCAAATGCTGCATAATCTTTGTTTCTCGTGGGTTTTATTTCATCGTTATGTTACAACTGGCCAAGTGGATAATGACCTGCTGCTTGCGTCCAGTAACCTGTTGGCGGAAGTTGAACAAGATGCCTATGGCACAAAAGATCCATCTTATTCAAAGATCTTAAGTTCGACATTGAGTTCGATATTGGGTTGGGCTGAGAAAAGGCTTCTTGCTTACCGAGATACTTTCCACAGTGCCAATATTGAAGCAATGCAAAACATTCTCTCTCTGGGGTTATTATCAGCAAAAATACTGGTTCAAGATATTTCTCATGAGTACCGTAGGAAGAGGAAAGAAACTAATGTGGGTTATGACAGGGTTGATGCTTACATAAGATCATCAATAAGCACCGCTTTTGCACAG AAACTGGAAAAGGTAGGTTCTAGCAAGCGCTACTTGAAGAGCCAAAACAATCTTCCTGCTCTTACCGTCCTTGCACAAGAAGTTAGTGAACTGGCTTTTAGTGAGAAGGAGATATTTGGTCCAGTATTCAAGAGATGGCACCCTCTTGCAACAGGCATTGCTATGGCTACGCTGCATTCTTGCTATGGAAATGAGCTGAAGCAATTTGTGGCGGGTCTCAGTGAGTTGACACCAGACACTATACTAGTGCTGAGAGCTGCTGACAAATTAGAAAAAGATCTTGTGCAGATTGCCGTCGAAGATTCAGTGGATAGTGAGGATGGGGGGAAATCGATCATAAGGGAGATGCCTCCTTACGAGACTGAAGCTGTAATTGCCAATCTGGCAAAGACTTGGATAAGGACAAGAGTAGACAGGCTGAGGGAATGGGTTGACAGAAATCTGCATCAAGAG GTATGGAATCCAAAGGCAAACAAAGAGCGGCTTGCTCCTTCTGCTGTTGAAGTTTTACGCATTATAGATGAAACGTTGGAAGCATTCTTTACGTTGCAGATACCCATGCATTCTGTCTTGGTTCCAGAACTGATGACCAGTCTTGACAAATGTATTCAACATTATGTCTTGAAGGCCAAATCTGGATGCG GGACCCAAAGCACTTCCATACCCACTTTACCGGCTTTGACCAGATGCTCAGCAGGATCAAAATATGCTGTGttcaagaaaaaggaaaggttGCATATAAGCCAGAGAAGGAAGTCTCAGGTTGAAAGTACAAATGGGGACAGCTCATTTGGGATTCTGCAACTTTGTGTGCGCATTAATACTTTGCAGCTTATTCGAATGGAATTGGGAGTTTTTGAGAAGAGGATAATTGCCCATCTTGGGAGCTCAGAAACCCGTCAAGGGGACAATATAGCAAACGGAGTGGGCAAAACGTTTCAGctttccgcatctgcttgtgcTGAAGGAATCCAACAACTTTGTGAGGCAACAGCATACAAGGTCGTTTTCCATGACCTAAGTCATGTCCTTTGGGACAGCTTGTATATTTTGGGAGTTTCGTCATCCAGGATTGAGCCATTTCTTCAGGAACTTGAGCAATACTTGGAGATTATTTCATCAACTGTGCACGACAGAGTTAGAACACGAGTCATTACTGATGTAATGAGAGCTTCTTTTGACGGGTTCTTGTTGGTTTTGCTAGCTGGAGGACCTTCTCGCACTTTCACGCAGAAAGATTCTGGCTTAATCGAGGAGGATTTTAAGTTTCTGACTGATTTATTCTGGTCAAACGGGGATGGACTGCCGGCTGATTTGATTGATAAGTTATCGACCACTGTTAAAAGTATCCTCCCTCTGTACGGTATTGATACTGACAGCCTTGTTGAACAGTTCAAACGTGCAACTCTGGAGAACTACGGATCTTCAGCTAAATCCCGGCTTCCAATGCCTCCAACTACAGGGGAATGGAATTCCAACGAGCCAAACACACTTCTACGTGTCTTGTGTTATCGGAATGACGAGACTGCAGCAAAGTTCCTTAAGAAGACTTACAACTTGCCTAAGAAGCTGTAA